In one Sphingomonas sp. AP4-R1 genomic region, the following are encoded:
- a CDS encoding S26 family signal peptidase — translation MSMHRRRTSDAPLLAWGEALAAAKIRRTRIARYAAIIAMGVCATLLPAAHSPAPRLVWNASASAPIGLYRVTPDVPVEPGQMVIARLPERYRQFAAGRHYLPLNVPLVKRVAAVAGDEICARGQTIFVNGRRTAMRRALDGRGRPMPMWHACIVLRGRELFLLMDHPASFDGRYFGPTEGPDIVGKATQLWRR, via the coding sequence ATGAGCATGCACCGCCGCCGCACCAGCGACGCCCCTTTGCTGGCTTGGGGCGAGGCGCTTGCTGCCGCCAAAATCCGGCGCACGCGCATAGCGCGCTACGCTGCGATCATCGCCATGGGCGTGTGCGCGACGCTGCTCCCAGCGGCGCACTCGCCAGCGCCTCGCCTGGTCTGGAATGCGAGCGCCAGCGCCCCGATCGGGCTTTATCGCGTGACGCCCGACGTCCCCGTGGAGCCGGGCCAGATGGTGATCGCGCGGCTGCCAGAACGCTATCGGCAATTCGCCGCCGGGCGCCATTATCTGCCTTTGAACGTGCCGCTCGTGAAGCGCGTCGCCGCTGTTGCAGGCGACGAAATCTGCGCGCGCGGACAGACGATCTTCGTCAACGGCCGCCGGACCGCCATGCGCAGGGCGCTGGACGGTCGAGGCAGGCCCATGCCGATGTGGCACGCCTGTATCGTCCTGCGCGGGCGAGAGCTTTTCCTGCTCATGGACCATCCTGCGTCGTTCGACGGCCGCTATTTCGGTCCGACGGAAGGCCCGGACATTGTCGGGAAGGCGACCCAGCTGTGGCGTCGCTGA
- a CDS encoding lytic transglycosylase domain-containing protein: protein MASLKAAAALFALAIASPGRAESVGDWTSAITEASYRFGIPAAWIERVMRAESNGQTRLNGRPIRSPAGAIGLMQLMPDTWESVRLKLGLGTNPDDPRDNILAGTFFLRMMYDRFGYPGLFAAYHAGPGRFSEHLATARTLPRETIVYLDGIVGRDQIVPDATAEPPRDMLFAVRRENSLPPVSQGSAARAATLFVRHDNVP from the coding sequence GTGGCGTCGCTGAAGGCCGCGGCAGCGCTGTTCGCGTTGGCGATCGCGAGCCCCGGCCGGGCGGAATCGGTCGGCGACTGGACGTCCGCTATCACCGAAGCGTCTTATCGCTTCGGCATTCCAGCAGCCTGGATCGAGCGCGTGATGCGGGCCGAAAGCAATGGCCAGACCCGGTTGAACGGACGGCCGATCCGCAGTCCAGCAGGGGCCATCGGCTTGATGCAGCTCATGCCAGACACGTGGGAATCGGTACGCCTCAAGCTCGGCCTCGGGACCAATCCCGACGATCCGCGCGACAATATCCTGGCCGGAACCTTCTTCCTGCGCATGATGTACGATCGCTTCGGCTATCCGGGCCTCTTCGCGGCCTATCACGCCGGACCAGGTCGCTTTTCCGAACATCTCGCGACCGCGCGCACGCTCCCGCGCGAGACCATTGTCTATCTCGACGGCATCGTCGGACGCGACCAAATTGTCCCAGACGCGACCGCCGAGCCACCGCGCGACATGCTGTTTGCGGTCCGCAGAGAGAATAGCCTTCCGCCCGTCTCGCAAGGTTCGGCAGCGCGGGCCGCCACGCTCTTCGTACGGCATGATAATGTCCCATAG
- the rlxS gene encoding relaxase/mobilization nuclease RlxS (I built this because a sul1 chimera in AMR looks like the C-terminus.), with protein sequence MSNDEEFTPKLGKSAAGKSAKKAFRYGGRILAAARLAGRRTGIVNQRFDGSRIGRGASIGRLLSSRDRFSGLRARRAIVKTRLVRLGGNGGAGAKAHLRYIQRDGVTRDGAPGELYGPTTDQASGNAFLERGAGDRHQFRFIVSAEDGAEYSDLKPYVRRLMTQAEHDLGTKLDWVAVDHFNTDQPHTHIMLRGVDDRGGNLIIAREYIAHGFRERAAELVTVDLGPRTDREIEGRLRHDVEQERLTAIDRRLIRTMDDDRVTTAMGKDPFQQSIAAGRLRKLGAMGLAEDLGHGRWQLADGLEDTLRRMGERGDIIRTMQRELAARQLARAGVDHRIHDALTEPIIGRIVHRGLSDEHRDRHYLIVDGVDGRVHYLDIGRGDLTEPTPEGSIVRIAARTSGITDTDRTIVDIAAANAGRYSIEAHLRHDRRATYAFAETHVRRLEAMRRGGVDVERGPDGSWSIAADHLDRAVSYVARSLRDRPVSIETLSSAPLFQLEQARAVTWLDHEIETASPVPLRDSGFGRDVRAAIAARRQWLVEQELADLDVGTIRLRPQALQVLQRAELASAAKRLAEELGKPFVESANGMVVAGQLTRRIDLLGSRYALVEQSREFTLVPWRPVLERQIGTSVSGLMRADGISWQFGRNRSGPSMS encoded by the coding sequence ATGAGCAACGACGAAGAGTTTACGCCAAAACTCGGCAAAAGCGCCGCCGGCAAGTCGGCAAAGAAGGCGTTTCGATACGGTGGTCGCATCCTGGCAGCCGCACGGCTGGCTGGGCGTCGAACTGGGATCGTCAATCAGCGTTTTGACGGCAGCAGGATCGGCCGTGGCGCGAGCATCGGACGCTTGCTGTCGAGCCGGGATAGGTTCTCCGGCCTTCGCGCGCGCCGCGCGATCGTGAAAACCAGGCTCGTTCGGCTGGGCGGCAACGGCGGCGCTGGGGCCAAGGCACATCTGCGCTATATTCAGCGCGATGGCGTCACCCGCGACGGTGCGCCGGGCGAGCTTTACGGGCCGACCACGGACCAGGCGAGTGGTAACGCCTTCCTCGAGCGGGGTGCCGGCGATCGTCACCAGTTCCGCTTCATCGTGTCGGCCGAAGACGGCGCCGAATATTCCGATCTGAAGCCCTATGTCCGCCGGCTGATGACGCAGGCAGAGCACGACCTCGGTACGAAGCTGGACTGGGTCGCCGTCGATCACTTCAACACCGACCAGCCGCACACCCACATCATGCTGCGCGGCGTCGATGATCGAGGCGGGAATTTGATCATCGCTCGCGAATATATCGCGCACGGATTTCGCGAGCGTGCCGCCGAGCTGGTCACGGTAGACCTCGGGCCTCGTACGGATCGGGAAATCGAAGGACGCCTGCGGCACGATGTCGAACAGGAACGACTGACCGCGATCGATCGTCGCCTTATACGGACGATGGATGACGACCGGGTCACGACCGCGATGGGCAAGGATCCGTTCCAGCAATCGATCGCCGCCGGGCGCCTTCGCAAGCTCGGTGCGATGGGATTGGCGGAGGATCTCGGGCACGGACGTTGGCAGCTGGCCGACGGCCTTGAAGACACGCTGCGCCGGATGGGCGAACGCGGCGATATCATCCGCACGATGCAACGGGAATTGGCCGCCCGGCAGCTCGCACGAGCCGGCGTCGATCATCGCATCCATGATGCCCTCACCGAGCCAATCATCGGGCGCATCGTCCACCGCGGTCTATCCGACGAGCATCGCGACCGTCATTACCTGATCGTCGATGGAGTGGATGGGCGGGTCCATTATCTGGATATCGGCCGTGGCGATCTCACCGAGCCGACGCCGGAGGGATCGATCGTCCGGATTGCCGCGCGGACGTCTGGTATCACCGACACTGATCGGACGATTGTTGACATCGCTGCAGCGAATGCCGGCCGCTATTCGATCGAGGCCCATCTTCGTCACGATCGCCGTGCCACATATGCCTTTGCAGAAACGCATGTGCGCCGGCTCGAAGCCATGCGCCGGGGTGGCGTGGACGTCGAACGTGGACCCGATGGGAGCTGGTCAATCGCAGCGGACCATCTCGACCGAGCGGTTTCCTATGTCGCGCGCAGCCTACGCGATCGGCCGGTCTCTATTGAGACACTGTCCTCAGCGCCGCTGTTCCAGTTGGAGCAAGCCCGGGCAGTGACGTGGCTGGATCATGAGATTGAAACGGCCTCCCCCGTCCCGCTTCGCGACTCAGGCTTTGGGCGCGACGTTCGCGCCGCCATCGCTGCACGACGACAATGGCTGGTCGAACAGGAGCTCGCTGATCTTGACGTCGGGACCATACGCCTCCGTCCCCAAGCCCTCCAAGTCCTGCAGCGGGCGGAACTGGCCAGCGCGGCGAAGCGCCTTGCCGAAGAGTTGGGAAAGCCTTTCGTCGAGTCAGCGAACGGCATGGTCGTCGCGGGCCAGCTGACGCGGCGTATCGACCTGCTCGGCAGCCGCTATGCACTCGTCGAACAATCCCGCGAATTCACGCTCGTTCCCTGGCGGCCCGTGCTCGAGAGGCAGATCGGCACGTCAGTCAGCGGTCTTATGAGGGCAGACGGGATAAGCTGGCAGTTCGGACGAAACCGATCTGGGCCATCGATGTCATGA
- a CDS encoding Ku protein has translation MAARPYWKGQIRLALVSIPVEIYSATRSGATIAFNQIHEPSGQRIKYEKVVPGIGPVDLDEIVKGFEYSKGEYVLLDDDEIEGVKLESKKTLELTQFVDSHDIDAIYFEKPYYVVPADDLAEEAFIVLREALRRTRKIGLGQLAMRGREYVVSIKACGRGMVMETLRYADEVNRATSYFREIGDADPDEELLDLATTLIDKKTGKFDASEFHDRYADALKDLIERKKKGKTLNIESDDKGSDSRGSNVVDLMAALKNSLGSSGGGSKAAAKKPGKAAPKPAAKKAAGKPAAKPAARKRA, from the coding sequence ATGGCTGCGCGTCCCTATTGGAAAGGTCAGATCCGACTGGCACTGGTTTCCATTCCCGTCGAAATTTATTCGGCCACTCGCAGCGGGGCCACGATCGCGTTCAACCAGATCCATGAGCCGTCCGGCCAGCGCATCAAATATGAAAAGGTCGTGCCAGGGATCGGCCCGGTCGATCTCGACGAAATCGTGAAGGGCTTCGAATATTCCAAGGGCGAATATGTCCTGCTTGACGATGACGAGATCGAGGGCGTCAAGCTGGAGAGCAAGAAGACACTTGAGCTGACGCAGTTCGTCGACAGCCACGACATCGACGCGATCTATTTCGAGAAGCCTTATTATGTCGTGCCCGCCGACGATCTCGCCGAGGAAGCCTTCATCGTCCTGCGAGAGGCGCTCCGCCGCACACGCAAGATCGGACTCGGCCAGCTCGCGATGCGCGGTCGGGAATATGTCGTCAGCATCAAGGCATGCGGACGCGGCATGGTGATGGAGACGCTGCGTTATGCTGACGAAGTCAACAGAGCGACGAGCTATTTCCGCGAGATTGGCGATGCCGATCCCGACGAGGAGTTGCTCGATCTGGCCACCACGCTGATCGACAAGAAGACCGGCAAGTTCGATGCAAGCGAGTTCCACGATCGATATGCCGACGCACTCAAGGACCTGATCGAGCGCAAAAAGAAGGGCAAGACGCTCAACATCGAGAGTGACGACAAAGGCAGCGACTCACGGGGCTCCAATGTCGTCGACCTGATGGCCGCGCTCAAAAACTCGCTCGGCTCTTCGGGCGGCGGGTCGAAGGCGGCGGCAAAGAAGCCAGGCAAAGCCGCTCCGAAACCGGCCGCAAAGAAGGCTGCAGGCAAACCGGCCGCCAAACCGGCCGCGCGCAAGCGGGCCTGA
- a CDS encoding KTSC domain-containing protein, protein MLLSPRHDSTHEPAQIGLASRRKEVLTRPERRAVPCAFPDMRAHRFLKSTMIDRIGYDDDTGILSISFRDSGKYLYHEVPAVIFEAFCQALSAGTFFNERIKDRFRCVRDPERRRFGPNA, encoded by the coding sequence ATGCTGCTGTCGCCTCGTCACGACAGCACGCACGAGCCTGCACAAATCGGCTTGGCGTCTCGGAGAAAAGAGGTGCTGACCCGACCGGAACGGCGCGCGGTGCCATGCGCTTTTCCAGACATGCGCGCGCACCGCTTTCTCAAATCTACGATGATTGACCGCATTGGCTATGATGACGACACTGGCATCCTGTCGATCTCGTTCCGCGACAGCGGCAAATATCTCTATCACGAGGTACCGGCCGTCATCTTCGAGGCCTTTTGTCAGGCGCTGTCGGCGGGCACCTTCTTCAATGAGCGGATCAAAGACCGTTTCCGCTGCGTGCGCGATCCCGAGCGGCGGCGGTTCGGACCAAATGCCTGA
- a CDS encoding GNAT family N-acetyltransferase, producing the protein MAEVSAEQLREMAQHRGLKLVKSRRRKPGTGDFGKYGLTDASGAALLGIGDDELTASADDIQDYLRSSEQSTWKQSADTTPDRPVLKDKPRPSEPDEGDAPIRRRVKAALRDRQAPRKREKSNPVRTPTVEARPKPSLRLVPKVVPEPQHDPEPMPAPELRVRAATMDDADALATLLSQLGGISLKGAEVADHLAIVRKAKAGMVVAELGEIVGCCGWAVVATVHRGAIGRLTALVVDKAHRRRGFGTAMLAAAETALAKAGCQQVEAMSDITINNSHNFFRSLTFEQASYRFVRKISE; encoded by the coding sequence ATGGCTGAGGTCAGCGCGGAGCAACTTCGCGAGATGGCCCAGCATCGCGGGCTGAAGCTGGTCAAGTCGCGGCGGCGCAAACCCGGCACCGGAGATTTCGGCAAATATGGCCTGACCGATGCGAGCGGTGCGGCGCTGCTCGGCATCGGCGACGATGAGCTGACCGCGAGCGCCGACGACATTCAGGATTATCTTCGTAGCAGCGAGCAAAGCACGTGGAAGCAGTCGGCTGATACGACGCCCGACCGACCTGTGCTCAAAGACAAACCCCGCCCGTCCGAGCCGGACGAAGGTGATGCCCCCATCCGCCGCCGCGTCAAAGCGGCGCTGCGAGATCGTCAAGCGCCGCGAAAACGAGAAAAATCAAATCCGGTCCGGACACCGACCGTGGAGGCGCGTCCTAAGCCGTCTCTTCGGCTCGTGCCGAAAGTCGTGCCAGAGCCCCAGCACGATCCCGAACCGATGCCCGCACCAGAGTTGCGCGTTCGCGCAGCTACGATGGACGATGCCGATGCGCTGGCGACGCTTCTCAGCCAGCTCGGTGGCATATCGCTGAAGGGCGCGGAAGTCGCCGATCATCTTGCCATCGTTCGTAAGGCCAAGGCCGGTATGGTCGTTGCCGAACTGGGCGAGATCGTCGGATGTTGCGGCTGGGCCGTCGTCGCGACCGTCCATCGCGGGGCGATCGGGCGACTGACCGCGCTGGTTGTCGATAAAGCGCACCGTCGCCGCGGCTTCGGAACGGCGATGCTGGCGGCGGCAGAGACCGCCTTGGCCAAGGCCGGCTGTCAGCAGGTCGAGGCGATGAGCGATATCACGATCAACAACAGCCACAATTTCTTCCGCTCGTTGACGTTCGAACAAGCGAGCTATCGTTTCGTCCGCAAGATCAGCGAATAG
- the ligD gene encoding DNA ligase D — translation MARAATATITSAEQRLAKYREKRDFARTAEPAGATEPTTGNGFVVQKHAASRLHYDFRLELDGTLVSWAITRGPSSNPDDKRLAVRTEDHPLDYARFEGTIPKGEYGGGTVMLWDNGTWESVPGKDPSKTLPEGHLHFILHGRRMQGEWILFRLKPRGKEKGENWILRKVQDDFAGGSDDLVGTHLTSIDSGRTMEEIAAGKALPKPKARKKASLVATAPKKMPTAAPPRRRRTPSVLPAFLPVQLATLVDHVPPGDRWLHELKYDGYRTLIAIGGGEGRAYTRSGLDWSDRFAGLIAEALTLSIGSALIDGEAVVTLADGRTSFQALQAALKSHPETIDYFAFDLLELDGEDLTRLPLIERKEKLAALIGDGSGRIRYSDHIVGNGEKLLASFCKAGLEGVISKRADARYIGARSGSWLKTKCIRRQEFVIVGWTPSDKQRGFRSLLLGVNENGRLRYAGKAGTGFTAGEIERLMEIMAPLARKGPTVDAPRAAVRGAHWIEPRLVAEIAYVEFTDEGVLRHPSYLGLREDKKPEAVVLETETAVAVATAPARSGIKISNRDRIIFPEGNLTKGQLADYYEIVAPIMLPWVGSRPMSLVRCPQGRSKKCFFQKHDAGSFGDAVRQVGIREKDGHEEPYLFVDTPPGLLTCVQMGTIEFHGWGARIEDVEKADRLVFDLDPDEGLEFGDVVSAAFHVHDVLAQMGLTTFPMVTGGKGVHVIAPLTPSAEWPVVKDFAHRFALALAQAEPDRFTAALAKAKRSGRIFIDYLRNQRGATAVMPYSARTRENAPIAVPLTWEELRDLHTPSHWHIGDGAEMVKRAASKNLAHWGRADQILPDL, via the coding sequence ATGGCACGAGCCGCGACAGCGACCATCACCTCGGCAGAACAGCGCCTCGCCAAATATCGCGAGAAGCGCGATTTTGCCCGCACGGCCGAGCCGGCCGGCGCCACCGAGCCGACGACCGGCAATGGGTTCGTGGTGCAGAAGCATGCGGCCTCGCGCCTGCATTATGACTTCCGCCTCGAACTCGACGGCACCTTGGTCAGCTGGGCCATCACGCGCGGCCCCAGCAGCAACCCCGACGACAAGCGTCTCGCGGTCCGTACCGAAGATCATCCGCTCGATTATGCCCGGTTCGAGGGCACCATTCCCAAGGGCGAATATGGCGGCGGCACCGTCATGCTGTGGGACAACGGCACCTGGGAATCAGTGCCCGGCAAGGACCCCAGCAAAACGCTTCCCGAAGGTCATCTTCACTTCATCCTTCACGGCCGGCGCATGCAGGGGGAGTGGATACTTTTTCGCCTGAAGCCGCGCGGTAAGGAGAAGGGTGAGAATTGGATCCTGCGCAAGGTCCAAGATGACTTCGCCGGCGGCTCAGACGATCTTGTCGGCACCCATCTTACCAGCATCGACAGCGGGCGCACGATGGAGGAGATTGCTGCGGGTAAGGCGTTGCCCAAGCCCAAGGCCCGCAAGAAAGCGTCATTAGTCGCGACCGCGCCCAAAAAGATGCCGACCGCCGCGCCGCCCCGCCGGCGAAGGACGCCGAGTGTTCTGCCGGCCTTTCTGCCCGTCCAGCTTGCCACGCTCGTCGATCATGTCCCGCCTGGCGACCGCTGGCTGCACGAGCTCAAATATGACGGCTATCGAACGCTCATCGCGATCGGTGGCGGGGAGGGACGCGCCTATACGCGCTCGGGGCTCGACTGGTCGGATCGGTTCGCCGGCCTGATCGCCGAGGCGTTGACGCTGAGCATCGGCAGCGCGTTGATCGACGGCGAGGCCGTCGTGACTCTCGCCGATGGCCGCACCAGCTTTCAGGCCTTGCAGGCTGCGCTTAAGAGCCATCCGGAGACGATCGACTATTTCGCATTTGACCTGCTCGAACTGGACGGTGAGGACCTGACCCGGTTGCCGCTGATCGAGCGAAAGGAAAAGCTGGCCGCGTTGATCGGCGACGGTTCGGGCCGTATCCGTTATTCCGATCACATCGTCGGCAATGGCGAAAAGCTGCTCGCCAGCTTTTGCAAGGCGGGCCTCGAGGGGGTGATCTCGAAGCGCGCCGACGCACGCTATATCGGCGCACGCTCGGGCTCATGGCTCAAGACCAAGTGCATCCGCCGTCAGGAGTTCGTCATTGTCGGCTGGACGCCCTCGGACAAGCAGCGTGGGTTCCGCTCGTTGCTGTTGGGCGTCAACGAGAATGGCAGGCTCCGTTATGCCGGAAAGGCCGGCACCGGCTTCACCGCCGGTGAAATCGAGCGGCTCATGGAAATCATGGCGCCGCTCGCGCGCAAAGGTCCGACGGTCGACGCGCCACGGGCCGCCGTTCGCGGCGCGCACTGGATCGAGCCCCGGCTCGTTGCTGAGATTGCCTATGTCGAGTTTACCGATGAGGGTGTGCTGCGTCACCCGAGCTATCTCGGCTTGCGCGAGGACAAGAAGCCCGAAGCTGTGGTGCTCGAGACCGAAACTGCGGTCGCCGTCGCGACTGCCCCGGCACGCAGCGGCATCAAGATCAGCAACCGCGATCGAATAATCTTTCCAGAGGGCAATCTCACCAAAGGACAGCTCGCTGATTATTACGAGATCGTAGCGCCTATCATGCTTCCCTGGGTAGGCAGCCGACCGATGAGTCTGGTGCGGTGTCCGCAGGGACGGTCCAAGAAATGCTTCTTCCAAAAGCATGACGCCGGAAGTTTTGGCGACGCCGTCAGGCAGGTCGGCATCCGCGAGAAGGACGGCCATGAGGAGCCCTATCTGTTCGTCGATACGCCACCCGGCCTGCTGACCTGCGTGCAGATGGGCACGATCGAGTTTCATGGCTGGGGCGCGCGGATCGAGGATGTCGAGAAGGCCGACCGCTTGGTGTTCGATCTCGACCCCGACGAGGGTTTGGAGTTCGGGGACGTCGTTTCGGCGGCCTTCCATGTTCACGACGTTCTCGCCCAAATGGGGCTCACGACCTTCCCCATGGTCACCGGGGGCAAGGGAGTTCACGTCATCGCGCCCCTCACTCCCTCGGCCGAATGGCCGGTGGTGAAGGACTTCGCGCATCGCTTTGCCCTGGCGCTCGCACAAGCCGAGCCCGACCGCTTCACCGCGGCGCTGGCCAAGGCGAAGCGCTCCGGCAGGATTTTCATCGACTATCTGCGCAACCAGCGCGGCGCGACCGCAGTGATGCCCTATAGCGCGCGGACCCGCGAAAATGCGCCGATCGCGGTACCGCTGACCTGGGAGGAATTGCGTGACCTCCATACGCCATCGCACTGGCATATCGGCGACGGAGCCGAGATGGTGAAGCGCGCGGCGTCGAAGAATCTTGCCCATTGGGGGCGCGCCGATCAGATCCTTCCCGACCTGTGA
- the xth gene encoding exodeoxyribonuclease III, which produces MIIATYNVNGINGRLPVLLRWLAERQPDIVVLQELKAPQEKFPLSAIRDLGYDAIWHGQKSWNGVAILSRVGEIHETRRGLPGEVDDNQSRYIEAAVNGILIGGLYLPNGNPRPGPKFDYKLRWFERLIEHAAGLFETGLPVMLAGDFNVMPTDLDVYKPERWLNDALFAPEVKAAYFRLLDQGWTDALRTLHPGEIIYTFFDYFRNAYARNAGLRIDHILLSPTLADRLADAQVDVEVRGWEKTSDHAPVWVQLAEKPKRRRKPTASSQVGASL; this is translated from the coding sequence GTGATCATCGCGACCTATAACGTGAACGGCATCAATGGCCGCCTGCCCGTTCTGCTCCGCTGGCTGGCCGAACGCCAGCCTGACATCGTCGTGTTGCAGGAGTTGAAGGCGCCGCAGGAGAAATTTCCGCTGAGCGCGATCCGCGATCTGGGCTATGACGCGATCTGGCACGGACAGAAAAGTTGGAACGGTGTCGCGATCCTCAGCCGTGTCGGCGAGATCCACGAGACACGGCGCGGGCTTCCCGGCGAAGTCGATGACAACCAAAGCCGTTATATCGAGGCAGCGGTCAACGGCATCCTCATCGGCGGACTATATCTGCCCAACGGCAATCCGCGGCCAGGCCCAAAGTTCGATTACAAGCTCAGATGGTTCGAGCGGCTGATCGAGCATGCCGCGGGCCTGTTTGAAACAGGGCTGCCGGTCATGCTTGCCGGCGACTTCAACGTGATGCCGACCGATCTCGACGTCTACAAACCCGAACGATGGCTCAACGACGCTCTGTTCGCGCCGGAGGTGAAGGCGGCCTATTTCCGGCTGCTTGATCAAGGCTGGACCGACGCGCTCCGCACGCTCCATCCGGGCGAAATCATCTACACGTTCTTCGATTATTTCCGGAACGCCTATGCGCGCAACGCCGGACTTCGCATCGACCATATCCTCTTAAGCCCAACGCTGGCTGACCGCCTGGCCGATGCACAGGTCGATGTCGAAGTCCGGGGCTGGGAGAAAACCAGCGACCATGCCCCAGTATGGGTCCAGCTGGCCGAGAAACCGAAACGCCGCCGGAAGCCAACCGCATCCAGCCAAGTGGGAGCATCGCTATGA
- a CDS encoding DksA/TraR family C4-type zinc finger protein gives MANGWAPDGAVQDQIDDTVKDAVLRARGMMPSGDGSDECDDCGEDIPAARRAALPGTRRCVACQAKRDATLRSVGINRRGSKDSQLR, from the coding sequence ATGGCCAATGGCTGGGCGCCCGATGGCGCCGTGCAGGATCAAATCGATGACACTGTGAAAGACGCGGTCTTGCGCGCACGGGGCATGATGCCTTCCGGCGACGGTAGCGACGAATGCGACGATTGCGGCGAGGATATTCCGGCTGCCCGGCGCGCCGCGCTTCCGGGCACGCGGAGGTGCGTCGCCTGTCAAGCCAAGCGCGACGCGACCCTTCGCAGCGTTGGCATCAATCGGCGCGGCAGCAAGGACAGCCAGCTGCGGTAA
- a CDS encoding SOS response-associated peptidase family protein, translating to MRLRWFISCSKHGLAHALRVEWPTWEPPRHHPAESGRRQRIRDDLGGLGHGPTLQRRCRLSLRPLERPHCPRHRCLISTSEFHTTVGDKRYRVKRDEGNHFSLAGIRQPAMGNGPFHYRVITVAANPEVARDQDRHGAIIHRQQVMPWLNRTILEVGLLASPAALSSSKRLARSLI from the coding sequence TTGCGACTAAGGTGGTTCATATCATGTTCCAAGCATGGGCTCGCCCACGCCCTTCGCGTCGAATGGCCCACTTGGGAGCCGCCGCGCCATCATCCGGCAGAATCCGGACGACGCCAACGAATTCGAGATGATCTAGGCGGCCTGGGACACGGACCCACGCTTCAGCGACGATGTCGCTTATCGCTTCGTCCGCTCGAAAGGCCGCATTGTCCTCGCCATCGCTGCCTAATTTCCACCAGTGAATTTCATACGACCGTCGGCGACAAGCGCTACCGGGTGAAACGCGATGAGGGCAATCATTTCTCCCTCGCCGGTATCCGGCAGCCGGCGATGGGCAACGGACCGTTCCACTACCGCGTCATTACAGTTGCCGCCAATCCTGAGGTCGCGCGCGATCAGGATCGACACGGCGCAATCATTCACCGCCAGCAGGTCATGCCGTGGCTCAACCGCACCATTCTTGAAGTCGGCCTGCTCGCATCGCCGGCGGCGCTTTCGTCATCGAAGAGATTGGCGCGATCGTTGATTTGA
- a CDS encoding SOS response-associated peptidase family protein, whose amino-acid sequence MCNDYKLELDIASIVQDFSESKIKIRMPEGTPNVAAREDIKIGDIAPIVRGANGKRSLGELVNRKWSWPGQGGKPVYNFRSEGRQFASGRCLILADGFYEFTDPMPSQSRKTKWLFTMKDHDWFCIAGIWRSDSKFGEAFTMLTTEPGDDIAPYHHRQIIPLPRKRWVDWLDATVPAQDVLGVLPKGSLPVTRVFPPEAAQGTLV is encoded by the coding sequence ATGTGCAACGATTACAAGCTAGAACTCGATATCGCCTCGATCGTCCAGGACTTCTCGGAATCGAAGATCAAGATCAGGATGCCCGAAGGCACACCCAATGTTGCGGCGCGCGAGGATATCAAGATTGGTGACATCGCGCCGATCGTACGCGGGGCCAACGGGAAGCGCAGCTTGGGTGAGCTGGTTAACCGCAAGTGGAGTTGGCCTGGCCAAGGCGGCAAGCCGGTCTATAATTTTCGCTCCGAAGGTCGCCAGTTCGCCAGCGGCCGCTGCCTGATCCTCGCCGACGGCTTCTATGAATTCACCGATCCGATGCCGAGCCAGAGCCGCAAAACGAAGTGGCTGTTCACAATGAAGGATCATGACTGGTTCTGCATTGCCGGTATCTGGCGTTCCGATTCAAAGTTCGGCGAAGCCTTCACCATGCTGACGACCGAGCCGGGCGACGACATCGCGCCATATCATCACCGGCAGATCATCCCGCTGCCCCGCAAACGTTGGGTAGACTGGCTCGATGCGACCGTGCCGGCGCAGGATGTACTCGGCGTCCTGCCCAAAGGCAGCCTGCCAGTAACGCGCGTGTTTCCTCCGGAGGCTGCACAAGGGACGCTGGTTTAA
- a CDS encoding DUF3597 domain-containing protein encodes MSIFGNIMGKIFGNGHAQSRSAPSAPADPAPSAAPAAAPAPTAAPAPASAPAAQPVDVGAVLAEMANAKGGGGNYKVSIVDLLRLLDLDSSLEARKELADELGVHAGEPGTAEQNIALHKAVIAKLAENGGIVPDSLRG; translated from the coding sequence ATGAGCATCTTTGGTAATATTATGGGAAAGATCTTCGGCAATGGCCATGCGCAATCGCGCTCGGCTCCGAGTGCACCCGCCGATCCCGCGCCGTCGGCTGCGCCCGCTGCGGCTCCTGCACCAACGGCGGCCCCGGCCCCGGCCTCGGCACCCGCCGCCCAGCCAGTCGATGTCGGGGCCGTGTTGGCGGAAATGGCGAACGCTAAGGGCGGGGGCGGCAACTATAAGGTCTCGATCGTTGACCTGCTCCGGCTGCTCGATCTCGATTCGAGTCTCGAGGCTCGCAAGGAGCTTGCCGACGAGCTCGGCGTCCATGCCGGCGAGCCCGGCACGGCCGAGCAGAACATCGCGCTTCACAAGGCCGTTATCGCTAAGCTCGCTGAGAATGGCGGGATAGTTCCCGACAGCTTGCGCGGCTGA